A region of Zeugodacus cucurbitae isolate PBARC_wt_2022May chromosome 5, idZeuCucr1.2, whole genome shotgun sequence DNA encodes the following proteins:
- the LOC128922320 gene encoding protein spaetzle-like, whose protein sequence is MTLKLHFLLKMLAFFMLILQTTARPMPNADMMNKLKSIFKVGDGIMVYNTGTSNEALEDDEIVCAERRAGKSYCKEVENYMEATRLDLIDPEQFEKFRAYFTDDMAMPQNIATRMEIDAAEKPSSIKTNVIYPEGVLSEDSSWLLVVQHEQHKQGILVEECETVDSATEENSTLPMENNSKCKQNFNYRKLVVLVNGVMKEEMVKLPSTCECDM, encoded by the coding sequence ATGACTTTGAAGCTACACTTTTTGCTTAAAATGCTAGCATTCTTCATGCTAATACTTCAAACTACTGCCAGACCAATGCCTAATGCAGACATGATGAACAAATTAAAGAGTATCTTCAAAGTTGGTGACGGCATTATGGTTTACAACACAGGCACCTCAAATGAAGCACTTGAGGATGATGAAATCGTTTGCGCCGAACGTAGAGCTGGAAAATCATACTGCAAGGAGGTTGAAAATTATATGGAGGCAACACGTCTGGACCTAATTGATCCAGagcaatttgaaaaattcagaGCATATTTCACAGACGATATGGCGATGCCACAGAATATAGCAACTCGTATGGAGATCGATGCGGCAGAGAAACCTAGCAGTATTAAGACAAACGTGATTTATCCAGAGGGTGTTTTGTCGGAGGATTCCTCATGGTTATTGGTGGTGCAACATGAGCAACATAAACAGGGAATTCTAGTAGAGGAGTGTGAAACTGTGGACAGTGCTACCGAAGAAAATAGTACCTTACCAATGGAAAATAActcgaaatgtaaacaaaatttcaactaTCGCAAACTGGTTGTGTTGGTGAATGGTGTGATGAAGGAGGAAATGGTGAAATTACCAAGTACCTGTGAATGTGACATGTGA